The proteins below are encoded in one region of Manis javanica isolate MJ-LG chromosome 8, MJ_LKY, whole genome shotgun sequence:
- the NEDD8 gene encoding ubiquitin-like protein NEDD8 isoform X2 produces the protein MLIKTLTGKEIEIDIEPTDKVERIKERVEEKEGIPPQQQRLIYSGKQMNDEKTAADYKILGGSVLHLVLALRGGGGLRQ, from the exons ACGCTGACTGGAAAGGAGATTGAAATTGACATTGAACCCACAGACAAG GTGGAGCGAATCAAGGAGcgtgtggaggagaaagagggaatccCCCCCCAGCAGCAGCGGCTGATCTACAGTGGTAAACAGAT GAATGATGAGAAGACAGCAGCTGATTATAAGATCCTAGGTGGCTCAGTCCTCCACTTGGTGTTGGCtctgagaggaggaggtggtCTTAGGCAGTGA
- the NEDD8 gene encoding ubiquitin-like protein NEDD8 isoform X1: protein MLIKVKTLTGKEIEIDIEPTDKVERIKERVEEKEGIPPQQQRLIYSGKQMNDEKTAADYKILGGSVLHLVLALRGGGGLRQ from the exons ACGCTGACTGGAAAGGAGATTGAAATTGACATTGAACCCACAGACAAG GTGGAGCGAATCAAGGAGcgtgtggaggagaaagagggaatccCCCCCCAGCAGCAGCGGCTGATCTACAGTGGTAAACAGAT GAATGATGAGAAGACAGCAGCTGATTATAAGATCCTAGGTGGCTCAGTCCTCCACTTGGTGTTGGCtctgagaggaggaggtggtCTTAGGCAGTGA